The proteins below come from a single Aegilops tauschii subsp. strangulata cultivar AL8/78 chromosome 6, Aet v6.0, whole genome shotgun sequence genomic window:
- the LOC109770434 gene encoding cationic peroxidase 1 — MAASYITTWRCALLALLALFVSGAYGQLSPTFYALTCPNLEAIVRSVMNTTVTNENRMGASLLRLHFHDCFVEGCDGSVLLDNVPATATTPAIGEKNAFGNINSLRGFEVIDTIKAAVEQACPGVVSCADILTLAARDGTFLLGGPTWTVPLGRRDSTTASMDLANRDLPPPFANLVTNPPDGSDLIARFQRKGLSATEMTVLSGAHTIGSAQCQNYRLRLYNENRIDFQFAQGLKANCPQNGPAGDTFLAPLDSTGSVFDNKYYADLTGLRGLLHSDQVLYPQNNQTQAKIVLKYKGDNAAFFADFAAAMIKMGNLSPLTGSAGQIRTNCRLVNP, encoded by the exons ATGGCGGCGTCCTACATCACCACCTGGCGTTGCGCATTACTCGCCCTACTAGCCCTTTTCGTCTCCGGCGCCTACGGGCAGCTCAGCCCGACGTTCTACGCGTTGACCTGCCCGAACCTGGAGGCCATTGTCCGCAGCGTCATGAACACTACCGTCACCAACGAGAACCGGATGGGCGCCTCCCTGCTCAGGCTCCACTTCCACGACTGCTTCGTCGAG GGGTGCGACGGATCGGTCCTCCTGGACAACGTGCCTGCTACGGCGACTACTCCGGCGATCGGCGAGAAGAACGCCTTCGGGAACATCAACTCCCTCCGCGGCTTCGAGGTCATCGACACGATCAAGGCCGCAGTGGAGCAAGCCTGCCCTGGCGTCGTCTCCTGCGCCGACATCCTCACCCTCGCCGCACGGGACGGCACCTTTCTG CTCGGCGGGCCAACCTGGACGGTCCCGCTCGGCCGGCGCGACTCGACGACGGCGAGCATGGACCTGGCGAACAGGGACCTCCCGCCGCCGTTCGCCAACCTCGTCACTAATCCTCCTGACGGCAGCGACCTCATCGCGAGGTTCCAAAGGAAGGGCTTGAGCGCGACCGAGATGACTGTGCTCTCCGGCGCGCACACCATCGGCTCCGCGCAGTGCCAGAACTACCGGCTCCGCCTCTACAACGAAAACCGCATCGACTTTCAGTTCGCCCAGGGGCTCAAGGCCAACTGCCCCCAAAATGGCCCCGCCGGGGACACCTTCCTCGCGCCGTTGGACTCGACGGGGTCCGTCTTCGACAATAAGTACTACGCGGACCTCACCGGGTTGCGCGGCCTCCTCCACTCCGACCAGGTGCTGTACCCCCAGAACAACCAGACACAGGCTAAGATAGTGCTCAAGTACAAAGGAGACAACGCCGCCTTCTTTGCCGATTTCGCAGCCGCGATGATAAAGATGGGGAACCTCAGCCCGCTCACCGGAAGCGCCGGCCAAATCAGGACCAACTGTAGGTTGGTCAACCCCTGA